In a single window of the Orcinus orca chromosome 9, mOrcOrc1.1, whole genome shotgun sequence genome:
- the ZNF425 gene encoding LOW QUALITY PROTEIN: zinc finger protein 425 (The sequence of the model RefSeq protein was modified relative to this genomic sequence to represent the inferred CDS: inserted 1 base in 1 codon; substituted 1 base at 1 genomic stop codon), whose translation MAEPAPFPVAFDDVALYFLEREWEILEKWQKDMYQQEMKTNYESLDSLGCISSKPDLITWMEQGRMLLIRDQGHLEKTQMTLSLSGDQGTLGAKEEECHLNGLQEQGFCAPLSKEERKILSDQRAALQHPSLQETEILNNKSLDITASNQDKNDPRHKPMGSPDRLEIPPGLRLYSFFVCRKVFQIKRAFVKHKRNHRESQSCQXPKHKNKSRGKAELGWLRAVPCKQPFRRGACEQSSCLRCSLALHQVARPGPWPFQCPECGRAFRSKAALNKHVCSPRGERRFSCRECGRGFTQQDEPAEHLRVHSGRTPFQGPQGGRGPSREAAARAHRRAHRGEKPFSCDDCERKFTHRSKLTEHVRVHTGEKPFRCPECQRSFRLKSSLRAHLCRHSGRKPFRCPECGRSFCWRNAMKAHQRLHSQEKPFSCGQCVRGFTRPSKLARHRRVHARQTAFPCERCGRTFPRRSGLTRHLQVHTEEKPFSCAQCGRGFHRRAHLAEHRRLHGGAEPFRCPECSRSFSWKASLNLHRRQHAGERPFPCGECGKAYAQPSQLAEHARVHSGEKPFRCPECDRGFRLRGNLKSHLLQHSGQKPFSCATCSRSFAQRXRLTEHVRVHSGEKPFGCPECGKSFLQKRSLETHLHRHRGERPFSCAECGRGFTYLGALNTHIAMHAREQPFSLEVTPLRKQSQLCGGAIGSVGAG comes from the exons ATGGCCGAGCCGGCTCCG TTTCCCGTGGCATTTGATGATGTGGCCTTATACTTTCTGGAGCGAGAGTGGGAAATCCTGGAGAAGTGGCAGAAGGACATGTATCAGCAGGAAATGAAGACCAATTATGAGAGCCTTGATTCCCTGG GCTGTATTTCTTCAAAGCCAGATTTGATCACCTGGATGGAACAAGGAAGAATGCTGTTAATCAGAGACCAGGGACACTtagagaaaacacaaatgacaCTTAGCCTTTCTG GTGACCAGGGAACTCTCGGGGCAAAAGAGGAGGAATGCCATTTAAATGGTCTCCAAGAGCAGGGCTTCTGTGCTCCCTTAtccaaggaggaaagaaagatttTATCAGATCAAAGAGCCGCCTTACAACACCCAAGTCTCCAAGAAACAGAGATTCTAAATAATAAAAGCCTCGACATCACAGCATCTAATCAGGACAAGAACGATCCACGGCATAAGCCAATGGGAAGCCCAGATCGCCTGGAAATTCCACCAGGTCTGAgactttattccttctttgtCTGTAGGAAGGTCTTCCAGATAAAGAGAGCCTTTGTGAAGCACAAAAGGAACCACCGCGAGAGCCAGTCCTGTC TCCCGAAGCACAAAAACAAGTCCAGGGGGAAGGCGGAGCTCGGGTGGCTCCGGGCGGTCCCGTGTAAGCAGCCTTTCCGGCGCGGCGCGTGCGAGCAGAGCAGCTGTCTCAGGTGCAGCCTGGCCCTGCACCAGGTGGCTCGCCCGGGCCCGTGGCCCTTTCAGTGCCCCGAGTGTGGCAGGGCCTTCCGGTCCAAAGCCGCCCTGAACAAGCATGTGTGTTCGCCCAGAGGGGAGAGGCGGTTTTCCTGCCGGGAGTGTGGCCGGGGGTTCACCCAGCAGGACGAGCCGGCCGAGCACCTGCGGGTGCACAGCGGGAGGACACCCTTCCAGGGTCCGCAGGGCGGCAGAGGCCCCTCGCGGGAGGCGGCCGCAAGGGCCCACCGGCGGGCACACCGCGGGGAGAAGCCATTCTCCTGTGACGACTGTGAGCGGAAGTTCACCCACCGGAGCAAGCTCACCGAACACGTCCGAGTTCACACGGGGGAGAAGCCCTTCCGGTGCCCGGAGTGCCAGAGAAGCTTCCGCCTCAAGAGCAGCCTGCGGGCCCATCTCTGTCGGCACAGCGGGAGGAAGCCTTTTCGGTGCCCAGAGTGCGGCCGGAGCTTCTGCTGGAGGAACGCCATGAAGGCGCACCAGCGTCTGCACAGCCAGGAGAAGCCCTTCTCCTGCGGGCAGTGCGTCCGGGGGTTCACCCGGCCCTCAAAGCTCGCGCGCCACCGCCGCGTCCACGCCAGGCAGACGGCGTTCCCCTGCGAGCGGTGCGGGAGGACCTTCCCGCGGCGCTCGGGGCTCACGCGGCACCTCCAGGTCCACACTGAGGAGAAGCCCTTCTCCTGCGCCCAGTGCGGCCGGGGCTTCCACCGCCGCGCGCACCTCGCCGAGCATCGGCGACTCCACGGCGGGGCCGAGCCCTTCCGGTGCCCCGAGTGCAGCCGGAGCTTCTCCTGGAAGGCCTCCCTGAATCTGCACCGGCGGCAGCACGCGGGCGAGCGGCCCTTCCCGTGCGGCGAGTGCGGCAAGGCCTACGCTCAGCCGTCCCAGCTCGCCGAGCACGCGAGGGTCCACAGCGGGGAGAAGCCCTTCCGGTGCCCCGAGTGCGACAGGGGCTTCCGGCTCAGAGGGAACCTGAAGAGCCACCTGCTCCAGCACAGCGGCCAGAAGCCCTTCTCCTGTGCGACGTGTAGCCGAAGCTTCGCTCAGCGGTAAAGGCTCACGGAGCACGTACGCGTCCACAGCGGCGAGAAGCCCTTCGGGTGTCCCGAGTGCGGCAAGAGCTTCCTCCAGAAGAGAAGTCTGGAGACCCATCTGCACCGTCACCGCGGGGAGAGGCCTTTTTCTTGTGCTGAGTGTGGAAGGGGCTTCACCTACCTGGGGGCGCTTAACACCCACATTGCCATGCACGCCAGGGAGCAGCCCTTCAGTCTCGAGGTCACTCCACTCAGAAAGCAGTCACAGCTCTGCGGTGGGGCCATTGGCTCTGTTGGCGCTGGCTGA
- the ZNF786 gene encoding zinc finger protein 786 isoform X2, with product MAEPALTFEDVAVYFSEQEWRDLEPWQKELYKQVMRTNYEILVSLDDGLPKPELISWLEQGRELFRIWGESQKSGNIICTSADLHLDPVIEGQLFVGSQQAVKPGEAHCHFQVDPLQSQRSSEPLLGKSEDVSFRPDQVVALLNPQRHDTRALVPVVHSSREPTQRDTVVSPRTLGPPGFQETSGEGLQHPCPVCGEGFWKNLSEQHQGSHSKDLPHRAWNQFRKQTEAQQPLSIPRGQRHFRCPECGRGFRRKSCLLRPLSIHPEESQLLGSECEVYAHHLRAGPRPSQCPGCDERGPRGPPGAERPGSRREGAGAASEQAELPRSGEKPGLMPAGEERPEALEPGPGAERPASCGPCGRRSSPQCGLPDHTHVHSAERPFRCAECGRASRQHGRLRLHRRLQSEEQPFACPECGLGFRLRRHGGERQLSCGECGRDFAHPCKLREHLRVHSGERPFGCPECGKSFRLKGILKAHERTHSRERPFQCAECGKGFTRPSKLAEHFRVHSGERPFGCPECSRRFRLKGQLRSHQRLHTGERPFPCPDCGKSYRVKADMKAHRLLHGGRMPFSCECGKGFAKQSKLVEHIRTHTGEKPFQCPQCDKSFRLKAQLLSHQGLHTGERPFRCPECNKNFRERGHMLRHQRIHSPDRPFACADCGKGFIYKSKLAEHIRVHTKSCRAPSEPDVKQRLSQLFAMIEADWS from the exons ATGGCCGAGCCGG CTCTGACTTTTGAGGATGTGGCCGTTTATTTCTCCGAGCAAGAATGGCGGGATCTAGAGCCATGGCAGAAGGAGCTTTACAAGCAAGTAATGAGAACCAATTATGAGATTCTTGTTTCTCTAG ATGATGGACTTCCCAAACCAGAACTAATATCCTGGCTTGAACAGGGGAGAGAACTCTTCAGGATCTGGGGAGAATCACAGAAATCAGGAAACATAATTTGCACCTCTGCTGATTTGCATTTGGATCCAGTTATTGAGGGACAGCTGTTTGTGG GAAGCCAGCAAGCTGTGAAACCAGGAGAAGCCCACTGCCATTTCCAAGTAGATCCTCTTCAGAGCCAGCGTTCCTCTGAACCCTTATTAGGAAAAAGTGAAGATGTTTCCTTCAGGCCTGACCAAGTCGTCGCCCTCCTGAATCCACAAAGACATGATACTCGGGCTCTAGTTCCAGTAGTCCACAGCTCCAGGGAACCCACCCAAAGAGACACAGTCGTAAGTCCCAGGACCCTCGGTCCCCCAGGCTTCCAGGAAACCTCTGGGGAGGGCCTCCAGCACCCTTGCCCTGTCTGTGGGGAAGGCTTTTGGAAAAACCTCTCAGAGCAGCACCAGGGGAGCCACTCGAAGGACCTGCCACACAGGGCCTGGAATCAATTCCGCAAACAAACCGAGGCACAACAGCCGCTGAGCATCCCTCGGGGACAGAGGCATTTCCGCTGTCCAGAATGTGGGCGGGGCTTCCGCCGGAAGTCGTGTTTGCTTAGACCCCTGTCAATCCACCCTGAGGAGAGCCAGCTGCTGGGCAGCGAGTGTGAAGTGTACGCCCACCACCTGCGCGCGGGGCCGAGGCCTTCCCAGTGCCCCGGCTGCGACGAGCGAGGCCCCCGGGGCCCTCCCGGCGCGGAGAGGCCAGGCTCCCGGAGAGAGGGTGCCGGGGCCGCCTCCGAGCAGGCTGAGCTCCCGCGCTCGGGAGAAAAGCCGGGCCTGATGCCGGCTGGCGAGGAGCGCCCGGAGGCTCTCGAGCCCGGCCCCGGCGCGGAGAGGCCGGCCTCCTGCGGCCCGTGCGGCCGGCGCTCCTCCCCGCAGTGCGGGCTTCCAGACCACACCCACGTGCACAGCGCAGAGCGGCCCTTCCGGTGCGCCGAGTGCGGCCGGGCCTCCCGCCAGCACGGGCGGCTGCGGCTCCACCGGCGGCTGCAGTCAGAGGAGCAGCCTTTCGCGTGCCCGGAGTGCGGCCTGGGCTTCCGGCTGAGGCGGCACGGCGGCGAGAGGCAGCTCTCCTGCGGCGAGTGCGGCCGCGACTTCGCCCACCCGTGCAAGCTGCGCGAGCACCTGCGGGTTCACAGCGGAGAGCGGCCCTTCGGGTGCCCTGAGTGTGGCAAGAGCTTCCGCCTGAAGGGTATCCTGAAGGCGCACGAGCGCACGCACAGCCGCGAGCGGCCCTTCCAGTGCGCGGAGTGCGGCAAGGGCTTCACGCGGCCATCCAAGCTGGCCGAGCACTTCCGCGTGCACAGCGGCGAGCGGCCCTTCGGCTGCCCCGAATGCAGCCGCCGTTTCCGTCTCAAGGGGCAGCTGCGGAGCCACCAGCGCCTGCACACGGGCGAGAGGCCCTTCCCGTGCCCCGACTGCGGCAAGAGCTACCGCGTGAAGGCCGACATGAAGGCGCACCGGCTGCTGCACGGCGGCCGGATGCCCTTCTCCTGCGAGTGTGGCAAAGGCTTCGCCAAGCAGTCCAAGCTCGTGGAGCACATCAGGACGCACACAGGCGAGAAGCCCTTTCAGTGTCCCCAGTGCGACAAGAGCTTCCGCTTGAAGGCGCAGCTGCTCAGCCACCAGGGCCTGCACACCGGTGAGAGGCCTTTCCGCTGCCCCGAGTGCAATAAAAACTTCCGGGAAAGGGGCCACATGCTTCGGCACCAGCGCATCCACAGTCCCGACAGGCCGTTCGCCTGTGCAGACTGCGGCAAGGGTTTCATTTATAAGTCGAAACTCGCCGAACACATCAGAGTGCACACGAAGTCCTGTCGTGCCCCCAGTGAGCCTGACGTTAAGCAGAGGCTCAGCCAACTGTTTGCGATGATTGAGGCCGACTGGAGTTGA
- the ZNF786 gene encoding zinc finger protein 786 isoform X1, which translates to MAEPAPLPLTFEDVAVYFSEQEWRDLEPWQKELYKQVMRTNYEILVSLDDGLPKPELISWLEQGRELFRIWGESQKSGNIICTSADLHLDPVIEGQLFVGSQQAVKPGEAHCHFQVDPLQSQRSSEPLLGKSEDVSFRPDQVVALLNPQRHDTRALVPVVHSSREPTQRDTVVSPRTLGPPGFQETSGEGLQHPCPVCGEGFWKNLSEQHQGSHSKDLPHRAWNQFRKQTEAQQPLSIPRGQRHFRCPECGRGFRRKSCLLRPLSIHPEESQLLGSECEVYAHHLRAGPRPSQCPGCDERGPRGPPGAERPGSRREGAGAASEQAELPRSGEKPGLMPAGEERPEALEPGPGAERPASCGPCGRRSSPQCGLPDHTHVHSAERPFRCAECGRASRQHGRLRLHRRLQSEEQPFACPECGLGFRLRRHGGERQLSCGECGRDFAHPCKLREHLRVHSGERPFGCPECGKSFRLKGILKAHERTHSRERPFQCAECGKGFTRPSKLAEHFRVHSGERPFGCPECSRRFRLKGQLRSHQRLHTGERPFPCPDCGKSYRVKADMKAHRLLHGGRMPFSCECGKGFAKQSKLVEHIRTHTGEKPFQCPQCDKSFRLKAQLLSHQGLHTGERPFRCPECNKNFRERGHMLRHQRIHSPDRPFACADCGKGFIYKSKLAEHIRVHTKSCRAPSEPDVKQRLSQLFAMIEADWS; encoded by the exons ATGGCCGAGCCGGCTCCG TTACCTCTGACTTTTGAGGATGTGGCCGTTTATTTCTCCGAGCAAGAATGGCGGGATCTAGAGCCATGGCAGAAGGAGCTTTACAAGCAAGTAATGAGAACCAATTATGAGATTCTTGTTTCTCTAG ATGATGGACTTCCCAAACCAGAACTAATATCCTGGCTTGAACAGGGGAGAGAACTCTTCAGGATCTGGGGAGAATCACAGAAATCAGGAAACATAATTTGCACCTCTGCTGATTTGCATTTGGATCCAGTTATTGAGGGACAGCTGTTTGTGG GAAGCCAGCAAGCTGTGAAACCAGGAGAAGCCCACTGCCATTTCCAAGTAGATCCTCTTCAGAGCCAGCGTTCCTCTGAACCCTTATTAGGAAAAAGTGAAGATGTTTCCTTCAGGCCTGACCAAGTCGTCGCCCTCCTGAATCCACAAAGACATGATACTCGGGCTCTAGTTCCAGTAGTCCACAGCTCCAGGGAACCCACCCAAAGAGACACAGTCGTAAGTCCCAGGACCCTCGGTCCCCCAGGCTTCCAGGAAACCTCTGGGGAGGGCCTCCAGCACCCTTGCCCTGTCTGTGGGGAAGGCTTTTGGAAAAACCTCTCAGAGCAGCACCAGGGGAGCCACTCGAAGGACCTGCCACACAGGGCCTGGAATCAATTCCGCAAACAAACCGAGGCACAACAGCCGCTGAGCATCCCTCGGGGACAGAGGCATTTCCGCTGTCCAGAATGTGGGCGGGGCTTCCGCCGGAAGTCGTGTTTGCTTAGACCCCTGTCAATCCACCCTGAGGAGAGCCAGCTGCTGGGCAGCGAGTGTGAAGTGTACGCCCACCACCTGCGCGCGGGGCCGAGGCCTTCCCAGTGCCCCGGCTGCGACGAGCGAGGCCCCCGGGGCCCTCCCGGCGCGGAGAGGCCAGGCTCCCGGAGAGAGGGTGCCGGGGCCGCCTCCGAGCAGGCTGAGCTCCCGCGCTCGGGAGAAAAGCCGGGCCTGATGCCGGCTGGCGAGGAGCGCCCGGAGGCTCTCGAGCCCGGCCCCGGCGCGGAGAGGCCGGCCTCCTGCGGCCCGTGCGGCCGGCGCTCCTCCCCGCAGTGCGGGCTTCCAGACCACACCCACGTGCACAGCGCAGAGCGGCCCTTCCGGTGCGCCGAGTGCGGCCGGGCCTCCCGCCAGCACGGGCGGCTGCGGCTCCACCGGCGGCTGCAGTCAGAGGAGCAGCCTTTCGCGTGCCCGGAGTGCGGCCTGGGCTTCCGGCTGAGGCGGCACGGCGGCGAGAGGCAGCTCTCCTGCGGCGAGTGCGGCCGCGACTTCGCCCACCCGTGCAAGCTGCGCGAGCACCTGCGGGTTCACAGCGGAGAGCGGCCCTTCGGGTGCCCTGAGTGTGGCAAGAGCTTCCGCCTGAAGGGTATCCTGAAGGCGCACGAGCGCACGCACAGCCGCGAGCGGCCCTTCCAGTGCGCGGAGTGCGGCAAGGGCTTCACGCGGCCATCCAAGCTGGCCGAGCACTTCCGCGTGCACAGCGGCGAGCGGCCCTTCGGCTGCCCCGAATGCAGCCGCCGTTTCCGTCTCAAGGGGCAGCTGCGGAGCCACCAGCGCCTGCACACGGGCGAGAGGCCCTTCCCGTGCCCCGACTGCGGCAAGAGCTACCGCGTGAAGGCCGACATGAAGGCGCACCGGCTGCTGCACGGCGGCCGGATGCCCTTCTCCTGCGAGTGTGGCAAAGGCTTCGCCAAGCAGTCCAAGCTCGTGGAGCACATCAGGACGCACACAGGCGAGAAGCCCTTTCAGTGTCCCCAGTGCGACAAGAGCTTCCGCTTGAAGGCGCAGCTGCTCAGCCACCAGGGCCTGCACACCGGTGAGAGGCCTTTCCGCTGCCCCGAGTGCAATAAAAACTTCCGGGAAAGGGGCCACATGCTTCGGCACCAGCGCATCCACAGTCCCGACAGGCCGTTCGCCTGTGCAGACTGCGGCAAGGGTTTCATTTATAAGTCGAAACTCGCCGAACACATCAGAGTGCACACGAAGTCCTGTCGTGCCCCCAGTGAGCCTGACGTTAAGCAGAGGCTCAGCCAACTGTTTGCGATGATTGAGGCCGACTGGAGTTGA